The Acidobacteriota bacterium genome includes a region encoding these proteins:
- a CDS encoding Gfo/Idh/MocA family oxidoreductase, whose amino-acid sequence MTDANPHGASRRAFLRTAAATTAAMPLASLATAPASAATAAPLTREPRQQEWQGPPRLKFAVIGLNHGHITSMTNTVLRGGGELTWVYAKETDLVKPFLTRFPQARLARSEAEILDDASVKVVLSASIPDERAPLGIRVMRAGKDFIADKPGITSLAQLAEVRAVQAETRRIYSIVYSERLENRATVRAGELVKAGAIGTVLQTIGLGPHRASFKTRPEWFFDTARYGGILVDIASHQADQFLFFTGSTRAEVVASQAGNVHTPQHPKFEDFGDMMVRSDKGSGYIRVDWFTPDGLPTWGDGRLTILGSDGFIEIRKNVDIAGRPAGNHLFLSDQKSTRYIELGEVELPYGRQIVSDILDRTETAMTQAHCFLAMQLVLEAQEKARAPRLS is encoded by the coding sequence ATGACAGACGCCAACCCGCACGGCGCATCACGCCGCGCCTTCCTGCGCACAGCCGCCGCCACGACCGCCGCGATGCCGCTCGCTTCCCTGGCGACAGCGCCCGCATCGGCCGCGACAGCCGCGCCCCTCACACGCGAGCCTCGTCAGCAGGAATGGCAGGGCCCGCCGCGCCTGAAGTTCGCCGTGATCGGGCTCAACCACGGGCACATCACGAGCATGACCAACACGGTCCTGCGTGGTGGCGGAGAGCTCACGTGGGTCTACGCGAAGGAAACGGACCTGGTGAAGCCGTTCCTGACGCGCTTCCCGCAGGCGCGCCTCGCGCGCAGCGAAGCCGAGATCCTCGACGATGCGTCGGTGAAGGTGGTGCTGAGCGCCTCGATTCCCGACGAGCGCGCACCGCTCGGCATCCGCGTGATGCGCGCAGGCAAGGACTTCATCGCCGACAAGCCGGGCATCACGTCGCTCGCGCAACTGGCCGAGGTCCGTGCCGTGCAGGCCGAGACGCGCCGCATCTACTCGATCGTCTACAGCGAGCGGCTCGAGAACAGGGCCACGGTGAGGGCCGGCGAACTCGTGAAGGCCGGCGCAATCGGCACCGTGCTCCAGACGATCGGGCTCGGTCCGCATCGCGCGAGCTTCAAGACGCGTCCCGAGTGGTTCTTCGACACGGCGCGCTACGGCGGCATCCTCGTGGACATCGCATCGCACCAGGCCGACCAGTTCCTGTTCTTCACCGGCTCGACCCGCGCGGAAGTCGTCGCCTCGCAGGCCGGCAACGTCCATACGCCGCAGCACCCGAAGTTCGAGGACTTCGGCGACATGATGGTGCGCAGCGACAAGGGCTCCGGATACATCCGCGTGGACTGGTTCACCCCTGACGGCCTGCCCACGTGGGGCGACGGCCGCCTCACGATTCTCGGCAGCGACGGGTTCATCGAGATCCGGAAGAACGTCGACATCGCTGGCCGCCCCGCCGGCAACCATCTGTTCCTCTCCGACCAGAAGAGCACGCGCTACATCGAACTCGGCGAGGTCGAGTTGCCGTACGGACGGCAGATCGTGAGCGACATCCTCGATCGCACCGAGACCGCGATGACGCAGGCGCACTGCTTCCTCGCGATGCAGCTCGTGCTCGAGGCACAGGAGAAGGCGCGCGCACCACGTCTCAGTTGA
- a CDS encoding HAD family phosphatase encodes MADRVSVLLFDLGGVLVDFSGLDDIQPLLPARMAPDALARKWGTCPHSLAYGAGAITTDQFIERFTRDWGITLAPEAFLDAWQDWVRGWLPSARELLDDLRPRYRLAALSNSNAAHWARLDALGVLDAFDMALGSQDAGRRKPDPAIFDDMVARLGVEPASVLFFDDSAANVAAARTRGLHATLVDGPDAVRTDLVDRGLL; translated from the coding sequence ATGGCCGATCGCGTGTCAGTGCTGTTGTTCGATCTCGGGGGCGTGCTCGTCGATTTCTCCGGCCTCGACGACATTCAGCCGCTGCTGCCCGCGCGCATGGCCCCTGACGCGCTCGCCAGGAAATGGGGGACGTGTCCGCACTCGCTGGCATATGGCGCGGGGGCGATCACGACCGACCAGTTCATCGAGCGGTTCACGCGCGATTGGGGCATCACGCTCGCGCCCGAGGCGTTTCTCGACGCGTGGCAGGACTGGGTTCGGGGCTGGCTGCCAAGCGCACGTGAGCTGCTCGACGATCTGCGCCCACGCTACAGACTCGCCGCGCTGAGCAATTCCAACGCCGCGCACTGGGCACGGCTCGACGCGCTTGGCGTGCTCGACGCTTTCGACATGGCGCTCGGATCGCAGGACGCGGGCCGGCGCAAGCCGGATCCCGCGATCTTCGACGACATGGTGGCGAGGCTCGGCGTGGAGCCCGCATCGGTGCTGTTCTTCGACGACAGCGCCGCCAACGTCGCCGCGGCCCGCACCCGCGGTCTCCACGCCACGCTCGTCGACGGCCCCGATGCGGTCAGGACGGATCTGGTGGACAGGGGACTGCTGTAA